The window ACAAACCCTCTTATAAAGAGTATATTAGTAGGTTGTAGAAGCAAACATTGAGTTATTTTTAATCTTTTTTTAGCATCTTTAATTTCGAGAGCTGGTTCTGGTAAATTAATTGTTGAATTGACAAAGAATCTAACTCTTAATTGAGCTAAAACAACAGGTATTTTGGCTATAACACCACTTGTAATTCCAGATGGTACCAATGGTGTATTTGGACAATCACCTAAATCTCTACTATCAACATCAACACAAACCTGTTGTGTTGGATTACATCTACACTTATCATCATAAACTTCAATATTACTTACTTTTGCCGTTTCAATTTTATCACTCATTTTAGTATCCTCCTAACAGATTATTATTTGGATGTCAAAACATCTATGTCCTTTTCCCTAGTACATGGTATTCAACTTGTCTAATTATGTGATTATATTTTTTATATTTATTTTTGTTAAATCATTTATAATTGGTGGAATTACCACATTTATGTTTTGAATTATTTCTAATTTAATCTCTATTACCATTTTTTCTTCTATTTGTATAAAGAATTTTTCTTTATATGGAAACTCAATATTTAGTTGAGGAAAATTATTAATGAGTTCATCAAATTCAACTATTCTACTAGAAAGTAGTTTACAGAAAGGACATTCATTAAAGAATTCTTCACTCACTTGATTAAATTCAGAAAAATCCCCTAACAACGATTTATCTTTTTCAGCAAAAGCTTTTTTTGAAAATATCTCTTCCTTTAAATATTGAAATTCTTGTTTAGTATTTTGAAGTGGTTTTAAAGGTTCTATAAAGAAGTTAACAGATGTACTGCATTCAAAAGGAGTATCCACAGTACAATGATGAATATCTACACTTACTCCATCAAGACTAGAACAATTTATAGTAGAATAATCAATATTTTGGCGTACAAATCCTTTTATAAACAGAATATTGGTAGGTTGTAAAAGTATACATTGAGTTACTTTTAAACTTTTTTTAATGTCTTTTACTTCAAAGACTAGCTCAGGTAAGTTGATTACTGAACTAATATGGAATGGAACAGTTAATTGAGCTAAGACTACAGGTATTTTAGCTATAACACCAGTTTTGATTCCAGTTGGTGTTTCTGAATAATTTGGACAAATATCTAAGTTTCTACTATTAACATTAACACAAGGGGAAGGCTCTACTAGATCATCACCACATCTATTATCAAAACATTGCATATTAATACTACTCTCATCTTTACTATCATTAGATGAAATTATTTCATTAGCTTCGTCAATATTAAAACTGTCTGAGGATTCTATATCAACAGTTTCTTCATTCACTACATTTGAGTCAACATCAATAGAGTTTGTATTTTCAGTATGAACAATGGTTGCATTGTTGTCCATATCATTACAATTCATATCAGTAAAAAATTGAACATAGCTAATATTTATGAAATCAATTGGCTCTGCCAAGATTTCTCCTCCTTTCCAAAAAGTTTGTAAATTATAACATTGTCTACTATATGTTATTCTCCTTATTTAATTAGGTGAAAAGCAATAAATGCATGAAGATAAAAACTTTGGTATAATAAAAGAACTCTTATATAAGAGTTCTTTTATTATTATTTACTATACTATTCTTCTTTGAAGTCTTCTAATATCTACTTCATGTTTTCCTATTAGTTCTTTTAATATCTCATTTTCCTCAATAATAGTGTCAAGTTTAGTATTAGTCTCTTGTCTAAATTCTGTTAAATCAGCTGTCTGTTCAGTAATAGCTTTTAATTCCTTTTTAATCTCTCTCTGGCCTTCCTCTAAGCTTATTTGGCCTTTCTCTAAGCTTCTTTGGCCTTCTTTTAGGCTTTTTAACTCCTCTAATACTATCTTTTGAAATTCTTCGTTGGTCATTGGAACACCCCCAATTCCATCTTTCACTTATATTTAATATTATATCATATTTTATAATACGTCATCTATAACCAGATAATTATACCCTTCGGTTGTTTGTAATACATTTTTTTGAGCAAACAATGAATTAAAAAATCCCAATTGAAGTCCACCGTTCCAATTAAGCTGTTTGATTATTTCATTTGACCACATTGGAATTTTAATTTCCTTTTCTTCCATACAATTTACATTATTGCCTAAACTT is drawn from Sporanaerobacter acetigenes DSM 13106 and contains these coding sequences:
- a CDS encoding CsxC family protein, with product MAEPIDFINISYVQFFTDMNCNDMDNNATIVHTENTNSIDVDSNVVNEETVDIESSDSFNIDEANEIISSNDSKDESSINMQCFDNRCGDDLVEPSPCVNVNSRNLDICPNYSETPTGIKTGVIAKIPVVLAQLTVPFHISSVINLPELVFEVKDIKKSLKVTQCILLQPTNILFIKGFVRQNIDYSTINCSSLDGVSVDIHHCTVDTPFECSTSVNFFIEPLKPLQNTKQEFQYLKEEIFSKKAFAEKDKSLLGDFSEFNQVSEEFFNECPFCKLLSSRIVEFDELINNFPQLNIEFPYKEKFFIQIEEKMVIEIKLEIIQNINVVIPPIINDLTKINIKNIIT